The following are from one region of the Vidua macroura isolate BioBank_ID:100142 chromosome 15, ASM2450914v1, whole genome shotgun sequence genome:
- the LOC128814871 gene encoding uncharacterized protein LOC128814871, protein MQRELQTREGCSGAGFPRMETWGTTRGNLLRGEALKAAISGLPAELHLHLRDTSQQPHGCAKPAELQRAFSPPRGFLAIKNAAICIPAQRLSTPAVLHSCTPSPPGFPGKLSGCQHQNSFPFSQAVMLCQNPLFQPHTFHIYFKCGLKGRRGTGHKYSFPVLLPEPGNTQRSGMAPVGWLCGTDLCSPRWLFHHPKCVCTPGCVNPPLAGKVLGSREDLAPLLALPIFSYFLFPPWLCACSGTWVQNKPCHFVMKQPFPSHFSYMTRNLDVTECKFGNLLSLQPLQAQTWNGDPSQQLWLNSTFCLAQEVYVALHVPCCPHGVGLLPATRCILCFQHMASITVPLP, encoded by the coding sequence ATGCAAAGAGAGCTACAGACGAGAGAGGGATGCTCTGGAGCTGGGTTCCCAAGGATGGAGACTTGGGGCACCACAAGGGGCAACTTGCTGAGAGGAGAAGCCTTGAAAGCAGCAATTTCAGGTTTGCCTGCAGAGCTCCACCTCCATCTGAGGGACACCTCACAGCAGCCCCATGGCTGTGCAAAgcctgctgagctccagagaGCCTTCTCCCCGCCCAGAGGCTTTTTGGCCATAAAAAATGCAGCGATTTGCATCCCAGCCCAAAGGCTGAGcacccctgcagtgctgcactccTGCACTCCATCTCCTCCTGGATTTCCTGGGAAGCTCAGTGGGTGTCAGCACCAGaactcttttcccttttcccaagcTGTGATGCTGTGCCAGAATCCTCTATTCCAACCACACACGtttcacatttatttcaaatgtggTTTAAAAGGGAGGAGGGGGACAGGCCATAAATATTCTTTCCCAGTGCTGTTGCCTGAGCCTGGGAATACCCAAAGGAGTGGAATGGCCCCCGTGGGTTGGCTCTGTGGGACAGACCTGTGCAGCCCCAGGTGGCTCTTTCATCACCCCAAGTGTGTCTGTACCCCTGGGTGTGTAAATCCTCCCCTGGCAGGCAAAGTtttggggagcagagaggaCCTGGCCCCACTCCTAGCACTGcccatattttcatatttcctctttcctccctggctctgtgcaTGCTCAGGAACATGGGTGCAGAACAAACCCTGTCATTTTGTGATGAAGCAGCCATTTCCTTCACATTTTTCCTACATGACACGAAATTTGGATGTTACTGAGTGTAAGTTTGGAAACCTCCTGAGCCTGCAGCCGCTCCAGGCACAGACCTGGAATGGTGACCCCTCTCAGCAGTTGTGGTTGAATTCAACCTTCTGCTTGGCCCAGGAGGTGTATGTGGCTCTGcatgtcccctgctgtccccacggCGTGGGCTTGCTCCCTGCTACCAGATGCATTCTTTGCTTCCAACATATGGCCTCAATTACTGTCcctctgccttga